The Candidatus Equadaptatus faecalis genome contains the following window.
GTCGCGTGCAGCGCGTTTCTTTTCGGGGACGGGCTGACTAAGCTTCTCTGGCCGACAGGCGGCTGTGTAATAGTCTGCGCCATGGCGGGTGTGCCGTACGAAAAATGGCTGAAATGGTTCCTTCCGCTCTGCGGAATACTTTACGTCGAACAGATGCTTCTGCTTCAGGCAGCGGTCAGTATGGGTCTGTAGATTCTGAAATAAAAAGCGGCTCTGCTTAATAAAATATTGTTTATTGTTGTTATGTAAAATAAAATTTAGTAACAATTATAAAAGAGTGCTTTATCCAGCTGTATCAATGCTTTGTATAATTTCTTCCTGATTTTTATCTGTTGAAGCTCCCGCAATAATTGCTCTGCACGGAAAATTTTGGACTCAACACGGAAATTTCTCCCTCAACCGGTTAACAAATCCGGGGTCTGTTTGCAGTTTGATAAGCCCGTTTTTTGTGCCGAGACGGCGTGGTACAGCACAAAATTAGCAAAAAATGTCATTTTGAAAATGACATTTTTGCCGTTAAAGCGTGTAAAATAATATCAGCAGCAGAAAAAATGAAACGGGGACAGGCTTCCATGACGAAGAAAAACGAAATCAGTATACGCTCAGGCGCGGCAGAATATCTCACCTACGCTGCCGTTTCCGGCGGCATTGAAACAAGCCTTGAAATGCGTTACGAAGACGAAAACATCTGGCTGACGCAGAAAATGCTTGCTGAGCTGTATGACGTAGATATACGAACTGTCAACTACCACATAAACAAAATCTTTGCAGACAAGGAATTATCAAGAAATTCAGTTATCCGAAAATTTTGGATAACTGCAACTGACGGCAAAAACTATGATACAAACCACTACAGTCTGCAAATGATAATCGCTGTCGGCTTCAAAGTGAACTCCGAACGCGCGGTGCAATTCCGCAAATGGATCAACGAAATTGCCTCAAACTACACGACAAAGGCGTTTAATCAGCAAGTTGCACGCAACAAGGAGAAATTTGAAGAAGATTTTATGTTCACACTTACGGCAGATGAATTTGAAAACTTGATATCAAAAAATTTGACATCAAGTTGGGGCGGTCGCAGAAAACCGCCTAAAGTTTTCACCGAACAGGGCATATA
Protein-coding sequences here:
- a CDS encoding ORF6N domain-containing protein produces the protein MKRGQASMTKKNEISIRSGAAEYLTYAAVSGGIETSLEMRYEDENIWLTQKMLAELYDVDIRTVNYHINKIFADKELSRNSVIRKFWITATDGKNYDTNHYSLQMIIAVGFKVNSERAVQFRKWINEIASNYTTKAFNQQVARNKEKFEEDFMFTLTADEFENLISKNLTSSWGGRRKPPKVFTEQGIYNQSTSSCGLRQEQRRIQRRCQ